The Dioscorea cayenensis subsp. rotundata cultivar TDr96_F1 chromosome 7, TDr96_F1_v2_PseudoChromosome.rev07_lg8_w22 25.fasta, whole genome shotgun sequence genome includes a region encoding these proteins:
- the LOC120265183 gene encoding uncharacterized protein LOC120265183: MARALKRSFWEELWSCGGDPLIPWIICGDFNAIFSVEDKPSGAYNLQEICNANRFKWDLRLCKPPAVGRKFSWTNGQSDPIWVKLDRFLVNSCCSDRFPRMLQKSLLRLGSDHLPIRLEVGGHFSLPRSFRFEKVWFMADGFREMIQKWWEDLAPTGFGAFVISKKLAGLRKRLRVWAKESFGSIKLKKLNLLQELESLDIIKESRCLLPNEVVFEQHLLKSLETIHKQEEIYWRQRSRLQWLEEGDGNTKFFPCGGKREELPESYSWGDKAPGSDGFPIFFFKQSWETVKEDIFKLCEDFYDGRANLERINWANIALIPKVESPEHPRDYRPISLVNSSLKILSKILATRLGKVMDKLVDHAQLAFLKGRCILDNVATAEELTFSMKRRRLPGYILKVDFAKAFDLVDWEFLLELLKARGFGDKGLRQGDPLSLLLFILVTDMLSVMFNHALESKGGLEDLRIVKLILYIFEVCTGVVPEKAAVLTMNCATGLLPVIFLGIPISGGRPRKQDWERLIAKVRHRLSSWKCRQLSLGGRLMLVNSVLSVIPTWCMGRAPMNIWPELFSMSAQQNATFNDLGHLLGEQPFCEEEYIVQIREKWRSNGREEKDKKRWFLIGNRVFSKNRILLLENLEIRRCNTLPTATCVMCHAGVESVDHLFLQCSFAREVWGSFCRMLSFPEPPNSIRDLWLDWRGSMRPALRLSVDLVIKALVWNIWLARNDRIFNAKILSTHCTVLSINRMILSWFDALADNAKTKVEDTMAAVKRSLEFVGPRRQMDSEVDTAEEALEHTEE, translated from the exons ATGGCGAGAGCTCTTAAACGTAGTTTCTGGGAGGAACTGTGGAGTTGTGGGGGTGATCCGCTAATACCTTGGATTATTTGTGGAGATTTCAATGCCATCTTCTCGGTGGAGGACAAACCTTCGGGGGCTTATAACCTCCAAGAGATTTGCAATGCGAACCGGTTTAAATGGGACTTGCGGTTATGCAAACCACCTGCGGTTGGCAGGAAATTCTCTTGGACAAATGGGCAATCAGACCCTATTTGGGTGAAGTTGGATCGTTTCCTAGTGAATAGCTGTTGTTCTGACAGGTTTCCACGTATGCTGCAAAAAAGCCTTCTGAGGCTGGGTTCAGACCATCTTCCTATTCGACTCGAAGTGGGTGGCCATTTCTCTTTGCCGAGGTCGTTCAGGTTTGAGAAAGTGTGGTTTATGGCTGATGGGTTTCGAGAGATGATTCAGAAGTGGTGGGAAGACTTGGCTCCTACAGGTTTTGGGGCCTTCGTGATTTCCAAAAAGCTGGCAGGGCTTAGAAAGCGTCTGAGGGTGTGGGCTAAGGAGAGTTTTGGgtctatcaaactcaaaaagTTGAATTTGTTACAAGAGTTGGAGAGTTTGGACATCATTAAGGAATCCAGGTGTCTTCTGCCTAATGAAGTTGTCTTCGAACAACACCTTTTGAAATCGCTTGAGACTATTCATAAACAAGAGGAAATCTACTGGCGCCAAAGATCCAGGCTCCAGTGGTTAGAAGAAGGTGACggtaatacaaaattttttccaTGCGGTGGCAAACGAGAGGAATTGCCGGAATCTTATTCCTG GGGGGACAAAGCTCCTGGGTCGGATGGGTTCCCAATCTTTTTCTTCAAACAATCATGGGAGACTGTCAAGGAGGACATTTTCAAGCTTTGTGAGGATTTCTATGATGGTAGAGCTAACTTGGAAAGGATTAACTGGGCGAACATTGCGCTCATTCCCAAGGTGGAGTCGCCGGAACATCCTAGGGACTATAGACCTATCAGCCTGGTCAATTCGTCACTCAAAATTCTATCCAAGATTTTGGCTACTCGGTTGGGAAAAGTAATGGATAAGTTGGTGGACCATGCTCAATTAGCCTTCTTGAAAGGTCGATGCATTCTGGATAATGTGGCTACTGCGGAGGAACTGACTTTTAGTATGAAAAGGAGAAGACTGCCTGGGTATATCCTGAAAGTTGACTTTGCTAAGGCTTTTGACCTCGTGGATTGGGAATTCCTTCTGGAACTTCTCAAGGCCAGGGGTTTCGGGGATAA GGGATTGCGTCAGGGGGACCCTTTATCTCTGTTGCTGTTCATTCTGGTCACCGATATGCTCAGTGTGATGTTTAACCATGCCCTGGAATCTAAG GGTGGTCTGGAGGATCTCAGAATTGTTAAACTCATTCTGTATATCTTTGAGG TCTGCACGGGTGTTGTTCCTGAGAAAGCAGCGGTTTTAACCATGAACTGCGCAACTGGGCTTCTACCGGTAATATTTTTGGGCATTCCTATCTCTGGGGGCAGACCGCGCAAGCAAGACTGGGAGAGGCTTATTGCGAAAGTGCGACATCGTCTATCCTCTTGGAAGTGTAGACAGCTATCTCTTGGAGGTCGGCTTATGTTGGTGAATTCAGTTCTATCCGTAATTCCAAC ATGGTGCATGGGCAGGGCTCCTATGAATATTTGGCCTGAACTTTTTAGTATGAGCGCTCAGCAGAATGCTACTTTCAATGATTTGGGTCACCTACTAGGGGAGCAGCCTTTCTGTGAGGAGGAGTATATTGTACAAATACGGGAAAAATGGAGGTCAAATGGGAGGGAGGAGAAGGATAAAAAGAGATGGTTTCTTATTGGCAACCGTGTGTTCTCG AAGAATCGCATTCTATTATTAGAAAACCTGGAGATAAGGCGGTGTAACACCCTCCCAACTGCTACATGTGTCATGTGCCATGCTGGAGTTGAATCAGTCGATCACCTGTTCCTTCAGTGTTCATTTGCTAGGGAGGTGTGGGGTTCCTTTTGCAGGATGCTGAGTTTTCCTGAACCCCCAAATTCTATTAGGGACCTATGGCTTGACTGGCGAGGTTCGATGAGACCGGCTCTTCGTCTCTCAGTGGACCTAGTGATTAAAGCGTtagtttggaatatttggctagcACGCAACGATAgaatttttaatgctaaaattCTCTCTACACACTGCACTGTTCTAAGTATTAATCGTATGATTTTGTCATGGTTCGATGCTCTTGCAGATAACGCCAAGACGAAGGTGGAAGATACTATGGCTGCGGTCAAGCGTAGCCTTGAGTTCGTTGGTCCGAGGAGACAGATGGATAGTGAGGTTGATACTGCCGAGGAGGCACTCGAGCATACTGAGGAGTAG
- the LOC120265184 gene encoding putative disease resistance protein RGA1, whose protein sequence is MAGVFSNALEMIKELSTPHAIQYLDPIWSGVDEQLQKLQSSLLLIQQLIEDAEARQLTDKAVRCWLVWLNDAVYDTEDILDEAQTRELVIQRKAELSGRPRSKVRELFSLDHNPLLFKLQLGKKLRNVNKRINGLIEEMDKFKLRVVENNSKPLGNRPQTYSYVHES, encoded by the coding sequence ATGGCCGGAGTTTTCTCCAACGCCTTGGAGATGATTAAGGAGTTATCCACGCCTCACGCCATTCAATATCTGGATCCCATTTGGAGTGGAGTTGATGAGCAGCTTCAAAAGCTCCAGTCCTCCTTACTGCTTATCCAGCAGCTTATTGAAGATGCAGAGGCGAGGCAGTTGACGGACAAGGCTGTCAGGTGCTGGCTTGTGTGGCTCAATGATGCAGTCTATGACACTGAAGACATTCTTGACGAGGCCCAGACGCGTGAACTAGTCATCCAGCGCAAGGCAGAGCTTTCTGGTCGCCCAAGAAGCAAGGTGCGTGAACTCTTTTCTCTTGATCATAACCCACTCTTGTTTAAACTTCAGTTGGGGAAGAAGCTCAGAAATGTCAATAAGAGAATAAATGGGCTCATTGAGGAGATGGACAAGTTCAAACTCAGGGTTGTTGAAAACAACAGCAAACCTTTGGGGAACAGGCCTCAAACCTACTCATATGTGCATGAATCATGA
- the LOC120264461 gene encoding putative disease resistance protein RGA3 yields MLIRDSFDEKVGVVSIVDMGGLGKTTLAQLVCRDEEVQKHFQLHIWVCVSDDFDVPKLAGKIIRTASGKKCDDTDMEVLQQRLRKELGQKRYLLVLDDVRNEDFRKWDALRNMLLDGGEGSIILVTTRNEKCSRVMGAQKPYILRRLSEESSWDLFEQKAFAIGAPKPPKLVEIGEKIVENCQGLPLAIEVMGSIMHDKSEEGKWQSVLENKIWNLQDAEVYIKPELWLSYVDLPTHLKKCFAFCAIYPKDHDIKEVELI; encoded by the coding sequence aTGCTGATCCGTGATAGTTTTGATGAGAAAGTGGGTGTGGTTTCCATAGTCGACATGGGTGGTCTGGGTAAGACAACCCTTGCTCAGTTGGTCTGCAGAGATGAAGAAGTCCAGAAGCATTTCCAACTGCATATATGGGTATGCGTTTCTGATGATTTTGATGTGCCGAAGCTTGCTGGAAAGATCATACGTACAGCTTCTGGGAAAAAGTGTGATGATACAGACATGGAAGTGCTTCAACAGAGGCTGAGAAAAGAATTGGGGCAGAAGAGATATTTGCTGGTATTAGATGATGTACGGAATGAAGATTTCCGAAAGTGGGATGCTCTTAGAAACATGTTGCTCGATGGAGGAGAAGGAAGCATAATCCTTGTGACCACACGCAATGAAAAATGCTCTCGAGTGATGGGCGCACAGAAACCTTATATTCTCAGACGTTTATCAGAAGAAAGCTCTTGGGATTTATTTGAACAAAAAGCATTTGCTATAGGTGCACCGAAGCCACCAAAGCTAGTGGAGATTGGTGAGAAGATTGTTGAGAATTGTCAAGGATTACCACTTGCTATAGAAGTAATGGGGAGTATCATGCATGACAAGAGCGAAGAAGGTAAATGGCAGTCCGTGTTGGAAAACAAAATATGGAATTTACAAGATGCAGAAGTATACATCAAGCCAGAGCTGTGGCTAAGCTATGTTGATTTGCCTACTCATTTAAAGAAATGTTTTGCCTTTTGTGCCATATACCCAAAGGATCATGATATTAAGGAAGTGGAGCTGATTTAG